A genomic stretch from Sphaerodactylus townsendi isolate TG3544 linkage group LG15, MPM_Stown_v2.3, whole genome shotgun sequence includes:
- the CCDC47 gene encoding PAT complex subunit CCDC47, whose product MGTQIVQGSAVGLGRDDVTVSLRPARMRTVSFLLAALFIPWNLSLAKFDEFDDGDDIVEYDDNDFAEFEDVIEDTATESPQRIVTTEDDEEEATIELEGQDEGLDFEDADAQEGDTESEPYDDEEFEGYEEKPDASPGKSDDHIKIVNVPAHLQNSWESYYMEILMVTGLLAYIMNYIIGKNKNNRLAQAWFNTHRELLESNFALVGDDGTNKDATSTGKLNQENEHIYNLWCSGRVCCEGMLIQLKFLKRQDLLNVLARMMRPTCDQVQIKVTMNDEDMDTYVFAVGTRKALVRLQKEMQDLSEFCSDKPKTGGKYGLPESLAILSEMGEVTEGMMDTKLVHFLTHYADKIESVHFSDQFSGPKLMQEEGQPLKLPETKKTLLFTFNVPGSGNTSPKDMEALLPLMNMVIYSIDKAKKFRLNREGKQKADKNRARVEENFLKLTHVQRQEAAQTRREEKKRAEKERIMNEEDPDKQRRLEEAALRREQKKLEKKQMKMKQIKVKAM is encoded by the exons ATGGGAACGCAAATTGTGCAAGGAAGTGCTGTGGGCCTCGGACGGGACGACGTGACTGTGTCGCTGCGCCCAG caAGAATGAGAACTGTCAGCTTCTTATTGGCTGCTCTCTTCATCCCATGGAATCTTTCTCTGGCAAAGTTTGACGAatttgatgatggtgatgatattGTGGAATACGATGACAACGACTTTGCTGAATTTGAAGATGTGATTGAAGACACTGCAACAGAATCTCCCCAGCGGATTGTCACGACGGAAGACGATGAGGAGGAAGCGACCATTGAGCTTGAAGGTCAAGATGAAGGCCTTGACTTTGAGGATGCGGACGCACAG gaAGGTGATACAGAGAGTGAGCCGTATGACGATGAAGAGTTTGAAGGTTATGAAGAGAAGCCTGATGCCTCTCCTGGCAAAAGCGATGACCATATAAAAATTGTTAAT GTCCCTGCTCACCTCCAAAACAGCTGGGAGAGTTACTACATGGAGATCTTGATGGTGACTGGTCTCCTTGCCTACATCATGAACTACATTATTgggaagaacaagaacaaccgTCTGGCACAAGCTTGGTTCAACACTCACCGGGAGCTGCTGGAGAGTAACTTCGCCCTTGTCG GGGACGACGGCACGAATAAAGATGCCACGAGCACCGGCAAGCTGAACCAAGAGAACGAGCATATTTACAACCTGTGGTGCTCTGGCCGGGTGTGCTGTGAGGGCATGCTCATCCAGCTGAAG TTTCTCAAGAGACAAGACCTGCTGAACGTGCTCGCTCGCATGATGAGACCAACCTGTGACCAAGTG CAAATAAAAGTGACAATGAATGACGAAGACATGGACACCTACGTGTTCGCTGTGGGGACAAGGAAAGCTTTGGTGCGGCTTCAGAAAGAGATGCAGGACTTG AGCGAGTTCTGCAGCGATAAACCCAAGACTGGGGGGAAGTACGGACTCCCAGAATCATTGGCTATCCTGTCGGAGATGGGTGAGGTCACAGAAGGAATGATGGATACTAAG CTGGTCCATTTCCTCACGCATTACGCCGACAAGATTGAGTCCGTCCATTTTTCAGACCAGTTTTCTGGTCCAAAACTTATGCAAGA GGAGGGTCAGCCTTTGAAACTGCCTGAAACTAAGAAGACACTCTTGTTTACTTTCAACG TGCCCGGATCAGGCAACACATCCCCAAAAGACATGGAAGCTCTGCTGCCTTTGATGAACATGGTTATTTATTCCATTGACAAAGCAAAAAAGTTTCGTCTGAACAGAGAG GGCAAGCAAAAAGCCGATAAAAACAGGGCACGTGTAGAAGAGAATTTCCTGAAACTCACCCACGTGCAGAGGCAAGAGGCTGCTCAGACCCGCCGGGAGGAGAAGAAGCGGGCCGAGAAAGAACGGATCATGAATGAGGAGGATCCGGATAAACAGCGCCGCCTGGAG GAGGCCGCTTTGCGGCGGGAGCAGAAGAAACTCGAGAAGAAGCAGATGAAGATGAAGCAAATCAAAGTGAAAGCCATGTAG